The genomic DNA AGACCTGCCCCACCGGAACGCCAGGTGGTCCCCAGACGATCAGAGGGACGTGTGTCCCTGCGTCGCCAAGTGTGCGCTTGCCACCGTTGACATTCCCCGCGCGGGTGTGCCGCGTGTGCCGCCGCTGCCCAGGTTCGTTGGCTTGCGGATTGCGAAAGTCCTCCTCGTGCGTGCCGTTGTCTCCCATGAACAGCACGTAGGTATTTTCCCGCAGCCCCATCGAATCGACAGCATCCAACAGGCGACCGACCAGGTGGTCCATGTAGTGGATCATGTGATCAAGTTTCGCGGGGCGACCCAGTCGACGATCCTCTGGCGTGGCGATGATCGGATCGTGTGGCAGCATTTCGTTGTGGACGATCAGAAACGGTTGCTCTTTGGCTTGAGCGTCTCGCATCTGGTCGATCACGTAATCGACCAGCACGTCGGGGCCAAAGCGGTCGGCGATGTCGTCGCGGACCTGGCCATCTTGATTCAGCGTCGGGTTCCAGTGCCGCAGCGTCTTCTTGCCCTGCAGCCAGATCTGCCAGATGCACCACGAATCGAAACCGGCGTCGCGGATATGGTTGGGCCAATGTTCGAGCGTCGCCAGTTGCCATTTGCCCGTCACGCTGGTGGCGTATCCCGTCGACCGGATCGATTGGGCGAAGGTTGGCATCGCTTGGAAATCGACAGTCTTTTTTGTCCCGTGATGGACCGGCAAAACGATCGTGTGCTGGTGCCGCGTGGTGTAGAGGCTGGTGTGCAAACTGACTCGCGTCGGCGTGCAGACGGGGCTCGCGTAGGCGCGGGAGAATCGAAGCCCCTCGGCCGCCATCGCGTCCAGTCGTGGCGTCTGGAAATCGAGGCCACCGTAACAG from Rosistilla carotiformis includes the following:
- a CDS encoding sulfatase-like hydrolase/transferase; the protein is MPNPFRTLPLLLLLLSTPLFADDRPNVLLILADDIGYEALGCYGGLDFQTPRLDAMAAEGLRFSRAYASPVCTPTRVSLHTSLYTTRHQHTIVLPVHHGTKKTVDFQAMPTFAQSIRSTGYATSVTGKWQLATLEHWPNHIRDAGFDSWCIWQIWLQGKKTLRHWNPTLNQDGQVRDDIADRFGPDVLVDYVIDQMRDAQAKEQPFLIVHNEMLPHDPIIATPEDRRLGRPAKLDHMIHYMDHLVGRLLDAVDSMGLRENTYVLFMGDNGTHEEDFRNPQANEPGQRRHTRHTRAGNVNGGKRTLGDAGTHVPLIVWGPPGVPVGQVCDDLVDVVDLFPTFCELTETSIPEGLSIDGRSIAAQIHGQPGPTRPWTHQGIGKEENLFDGSWRLFRQSDALKDARSLPAEPNADNQDPQSQAARERLETAFQAITP